The Acinetobacter pittii genome contains a region encoding:
- a CDS encoding PilC/PilY family type IV pilus protein, with amino-acid sequence MKNYKKERDSIFQNLSGLGVMTGTFFLTTLICSSVVQASDIDIYQQARSGKITLMLMLDISGSMKGQTACDLPSGATYISSGTEAATTSIPYERAFCEATGNNRIYLYRTYKKLGTTYYQECSNKAVDYTSCIWGNETKGSKPSGVTYTSSTSNSSGGRTYTNYYSSDTVRYYDRITRVKDGVFDLLKGNTAKGINALSDDKVIGLSTLGVVYNNQSYNMGRVLVPARPLGDLVGGFTQRALLLSAVSGLPAQTYTPTARSYAEVASYLMGTATNGANLQVYFQNNYGSYAVCDNWDANGACIGAWDGWYSGALPSNYTKGSSGTLGGYSGYYYYGPHPYSGFPLSVAESKKIDILSYKIPDSLIQTDSIKQCSGQGIYVLTDGVPNKNLGSQNLMQTALSSKGSSFSCANTDDGWDCIHNFALKLLDATANPLGLKIRTAVVGFGSEFNDAPSYNKTLTQGQNIANLGTIDTNVKKAAYWGIIGEGGWYSGSSSEDIVNSVNDFIDNLSTDIPAVTTGTPTIPQDELNPTAIQNYAYYPQFQPTPDKNYQLWAGNLKKYNVNNSGRLTDKNNTLIVDSQGKLLANNDLWSPDVQDDVKDADETTYGSQKFAWMGGVKSQLALRTSATNTDTANRKLLTNRSISGTGATLTISESSANALKQINLSYLTEDSYKEDPQRGYLMNLLGYAVDATKPETINATLLSTASELRQVGAVMHSSPILITNKGEITYSNNTLGSKNREDYIVFGSTQGLLHAVDASTGKEKFAFVPNEMVDNQYKAFAKFDSTNGGMQNLFYGVDGPWKAYTEFVADSSGNLTVGTGKGNLKGKQYVYGGLRMGGNSYYALDLADINNPKLKFHIDPLNQKIYANGTSKTVSALQYMGQSWSKPTIAWVKWGGVRKLVMFVGGGYDAGYENDSYSQTNKTGAGVYMFDAENGDLLWWASDNATASSAATTTSGLIATKNSNLQYSVVSEIKAIDRDADGLVDHLYFGDLGGQAFRIDLNNSSSTIGGFATRVVRLLNLHNGQYSPRFYEQPAFSIYDYERTPFAVITLGSGNRSKPLAEYTVGSSYDYDAIYNIYDKDVARRDLYADITLNTEAKNTTAANPLAEITDTNRFSNKTLAASYSSNGWFYRFKSNKQQSEKIMSVPLVINNDLFVSTFDASKSGLAGDCGAGVKGESFVNLFCMPYGQCASGTKDTYRLSLGAGITSASIGAADTAGSTRLIVANVDTSNIQGNLIKDKRYGTKLALIPQRWYEKN; translated from the coding sequence ATGAAAAATTATAAAAAAGAAAGAGATTCTATCTTTCAGAATCTTAGTGGGTTAGGAGTAATGACGGGAACATTTTTTCTAACAACGCTCATCTGTTCTAGTGTGGTACAGGCTAGTGATATTGATATTTATCAACAAGCTAGATCTGGAAAAATTACCTTAATGCTAATGCTGGATATTTCGGGGAGTATGAAAGGTCAAACAGCATGTGATCTACCAAGTGGGGCAACTTATATCAGCTCAGGTACAGAAGCCGCTACAACTAGTATTCCTTACGAAAGAGCTTTTTGTGAAGCAACAGGAAATAATAGAATTTATCTGTACAGAACCTATAAAAAATTAGGTACGACTTATTATCAAGAATGTTCAAATAAAGCTGTTGATTATACTTCATGTATTTGGGGTAATGAGACCAAAGGTTCTAAACCGTCAGGTGTTACATATACAAGCAGTACATCCAATAGCTCTGGTGGTAGAACTTATACTAACTATTATAGCTCTGATACGGTCAGATATTATGATCGTATTACCCGTGTGAAAGATGGGGTATTTGATTTATTAAAAGGCAATACCGCTAAAGGAATCAATGCTTTATCAGATGATAAAGTAATTGGATTATCAACTTTAGGAGTTGTATATAACAATCAGTCTTATAATATGGGGCGAGTTCTTGTACCAGCAAGACCATTAGGGGATTTAGTGGGAGGCTTTACTCAACGGGCATTACTACTTTCTGCAGTTTCAGGGCTGCCAGCACAAACTTATACACCTACAGCTCGTTCTTATGCAGAGGTTGCGTCCTATTTAATGGGAACAGCAACGAATGGTGCAAACTTGCAGGTATATTTCCAGAATAACTATGGCTCTTATGCTGTCTGTGATAATTGGGATGCAAACGGTGCATGTATTGGAGCTTGGGATGGCTGGTATAGTGGAGCTCTGCCCTCTAATTATACAAAAGGAAGCAGTGGCACTTTAGGGGGATATAGTGGATATTACTATTATGGTCCACATCCCTATAGTGGTTTTCCATTATCGGTTGCTGAAAGTAAAAAAATAGATATTCTATCTTATAAAATACCAGATTCTTTAATTCAAACCGATAGTATTAAGCAGTGTAGTGGACAGGGTATTTATGTCCTAACAGATGGTGTACCAAATAAGAATTTGGGTTCTCAAAATTTGATGCAAACTGCTTTATCAAGTAAAGGGAGTAGTTTTAGCTGTGCAAATACTGATGATGGCTGGGATTGCATTCATAATTTTGCTTTAAAGTTACTTGATGCAACTGCAAATCCTTTAGGTTTAAAAATAAGAACTGCTGTTGTTGGGTTTGGTTCAGAATTTAATGATGCTCCTTCTTATAATAAAACGCTTACGCAAGGACAGAATATTGCTAATCTCGGTACGATTGATACCAATGTAAAAAAAGCCGCTTATTGGGGAATTATTGGAGAGGGAGGGTGGTATTCAGGATCAAGTTCTGAGGATATTGTAAATAGCGTAAATGATTTTATTGATAATTTGAGTACAGACATTCCTGCGGTGACTACAGGTACACCTACCATACCCCAAGATGAGCTGAATCCAACTGCTATTCAAAATTATGCCTATTATCCTCAGTTTCAACCTACTCCAGATAAGAATTATCAACTATGGGCTGGAAACCTTAAAAAATATAATGTAAATAATAGTGGCCGTCTGACGGATAAAAATAATACTTTAATCGTTGATAGCCAGGGTAAATTACTGGCAAATAATGATTTGTGGTCACCTGATGTACAAGATGATGTGAAAGATGCAGATGAGACAACTTATGGAAGTCAAAAGTTTGCATGGATGGGGGGAGTTAAATCACAGTTAGCATTACGTACATCTGCAACAAATACAGATACAGCCAATCGTAAGTTATTAACTAACAGAAGTATAAGTGGAACGGGGGCTACATTAACAATAAGTGAAAGTTCGGCAAATGCATTAAAGCAAATAAATTTAAGTTACTTAACTGAGGATAGTTACAAGGAAGATCCTCAGCGTGGTTATTTAATGAATTTACTTGGCTATGCAGTTGATGCAACTAAGCCAGAAACAATTAATGCAACATTACTTTCTACGGCATCCGAACTTCGTCAAGTTGGAGCTGTAATGCATTCATCACCTATATTGATTACAAACAAAGGTGAAATTACATATAGCAATAATACCTTGGGTTCAAAAAATCGAGAGGATTATATTGTCTTTGGCTCAACACAAGGATTATTACACGCAGTTGATGCCTCAACTGGTAAAGAAAAATTTGCTTTTGTTCCAAATGAAATGGTTGATAATCAATATAAAGCTTTCGCAAAATTTGATTCAACGAATGGGGGAATGCAGAATCTATTTTATGGTGTAGATGGCCCTTGGAAAGCTTATACAGAGTTCGTAGCGGATAGTAGCGGTAACTTAACAGTAGGAACAGGTAAGGGTAACTTAAAAGGAAAACAATACGTATATGGTGGTTTACGTATGGGAGGAAATAGTTACTACGCACTTGATTTAGCAGATATAAATAATCCAAAGCTCAAATTTCATATTGATCCTCTTAATCAGAAAATATATGCAAATGGTACTTCAAAGACAGTTTCGGCTCTACAGTACATGGGACAAAGTTGGTCCAAGCCAACAATTGCTTGGGTAAAGTGGGGGGGAGTACGTAAGTTAGTTATGTTTGTTGGTGGAGGGTATGACGCTGGTTATGAAAATGATAGCTATAGTCAGACAAACAAAACTGGTGCTGGTGTATATATGTTTGATGCTGAGAATGGCGATTTGCTTTGGTGGGCGAGTGATAATGCCACTGCATCAAGTGCTGCTACAACAACTTCAGGTTTGATTGCGACAAAGAATAGTAATCTTCAATATAGCGTTGTTAGTGAAATTAAAGCCATTGATCGTGATGCTGATGGCTTGGTGGATCATCTTTATTTTGGAGACTTGGGGGGGCAAGCTTTTCGCATAGATTTGAATAATTCTTCTTCTACGATAGGTGGCTTTGCAACTCGTGTGGTTCGATTATTAAATTTACATAATGGACAATATAGTCCTCGCTTTTATGAACAGCCCGCTTTTTCAATTTATGACTATGAACGAACTCCATTTGCTGTAATTACTTTGGGCAGTGGTAATCGAAGTAAACCTTTGGCAGAGTATACTGTTGGTTCGTCATATGATTATGATGCAATTTATAATATTTATGATAAAGATGTTGCTCGTCGTGATTTATATGCAGATATTACATTAAATACAGAAGCTAAAAATACAACGGCTGCAAATCCCTTAGCTGAAATCACTGATACAAATCGTTTTTCTAATAAGACTTTAGCTGCATCCTATAGCAGTAATGGGTGGTTTTATCGATTTAAGTCAAATAAGCAGCAAAGCGAAAAGATAATGAGCGTGCCGTTAGTTATTAATAATGATCTATTTGTTAGTACTTTTGATGCGAGTAAGTCGGGACTGGCTGGTGATTGCGGTGCAGGAGTAAAAGGAGAAAGCTTTGTAAACTTATTCTGTATGCCTTATGGACAGTGCGCAAGTGGTACAAAAGATACTTATCGTTTAAGTCTGGGGGCGGGTATTACATCAGCTTCTATCGGGGCAGCAGATACAGCGGGATCTACTCGTCTTATTGTTGCAAACGTTGATACTTCGAATATACAGGGTAATCTAATTAAGGATAAGCGATATGGTACAAAGTTAGCTTTAATTCCACAGCGTTGGTATGAGAAAAACTAG
- a CDS encoding type IV pilin protein gives MRTSYFKGFTLIELMIVVAGVAILAAIALPSYRAYVLRADASRAEQEIQQISIQLNRHKSRNFNYKGFSIGATAPVVLPVGATASTVKYKITVRDGDDPSKTLTDTIALGQNWVIRAEATDPNNFTFLFNSSGLICKNKATSNVTYTTCGTGVEPW, from the coding sequence ATGAGAACGTCATATTTCAAAGGTTTTACTTTAATTGAGCTAATGATCGTAGTAGCTGGAGTAGCTATTCTTGCAGCAATTGCACTTCCTTCATATCGAGCCTATGTTTTGCGTGCTGATGCTTCTCGCGCAGAACAGGAAATCCAACAAATTTCCATACAGCTCAATCGTCATAAATCTAGAAATTTTAATTATAAAGGTTTTTCTATAGGTGCTACCGCACCTGTAGTTTTGCCTGTTGGTGCGACTGCTAGTACTGTTAAATATAAAATAACGGTAAGAGATGGCGATGATCCTTCAAAAACCTTAACAGATACTATAGCTTTAGGACAAAACTGGGTTATCCGCGCAGAGGCTACCGATCCTAATAATTTTACTTTTTTGTTTAATAGTAGTGGGTTAATTTGTAAGAACAAAGCTACTAGTAATGTTACTTATACAACTTGTGGCACTGGAGTTGAGCCATGGTAA